The Pseudonocardia broussonetiae DNA segment GGTCCAGCGCCAGCAGCCGGAAGATCATCCGGTGCGAGTCGCCCACCGGCGGTTCCGGTGCGCGCCAGCCGACCGCGCCGTCGTCGGCCCGGCCCGCGACCGCGCCGGCCGGCAGGTCCGCGGCCGACGGGATCCCCGACTCCGTCGACGGGATGCCCGCGGCCAGCCAGTGCACGGCGTCGCCGGCGTCGCGGTCCTCGCACAGGACGGCGAGCTCGACCGCGTCGTCGGGCACGTCGGTCCACTGGAGCGCCGGGCCGTCGCCCACCGACTCGGCGGGCACGAGCCCGTGGTCGACGAACGCGGTGCTGCGCAGGACGATCGAGCGCGGGTCCCCGTCGCCGCCGTCCGTGCCGGCGTCGGCGCCGCCGCGCGGGCCGGCGGCGCGGTCCGGGTCGCCGAGGGTCACCGGGGGGTTCTCGCGCTGGAGCTCGGCGTTGGCCGCGGCGTCCGCCTTGCCGTCGTTGGTGTGCTGCGTCCCGTCCTGGTCGTACTGCGCGCGGAGCCTGGTCCGCTGCACGTCGTAGGCGTGGCTGCCCGGGTTCGGCATGGTTCCTCCTCACGTCGGGGGCCCGGGATACCCGGCCGGCGCGGGCCCACGCCCACCCGCGGCCGGGTCCTCAGGCCGGCGGGGGCTGCAGCCCGGCCAGCCAGACGTCGGTCAGGCCGTCGAGGACGTTCTCGCGCGTGAAGTCGCCGTGCTCCCCGTCGACCGGCATCTCGAAGGCCAGGACGCCGCGGAACTGGTTGGTCAGCAGCGCGATCCGCGTGCGCGCCTCGTGCCGGCGGGCCTGCGGCCAGCGCTCCAGCCAGCGCGGCATGCGCTCGACGAAGGAGTCCACCGAGCGGTAGGACTCCGGCCCGCCGAACGCGTCGGCCGCCGTGAGCACCGCGCGGTTGTCGACCATCCACTGCAGGGCGCGCGCCATCCAGTCGCGCATCGCCGCGCGCGAGCCCGTCGCGAGGACCCCGTCGAGCTCGGCGTAGAACGCGCGGGTCTCCACGAGCAGGCGATCGCCGAGCTCGGCCACGACGTCGGACTTCGTGCGGAAGTGCAGGTAGAACGTGGCCCGGCTGGCCCCGGCGGCGCCGACGATGTCGTCGACGGTGGCGGCGGGGTAGCCCTTGCGGTCGAAGACCTCGGCGCCCGCGCGCAGCAGCCGTTCACGGGTGTAGGCGCGCTGCTGCACGCGCAGCGGTGCCGGCTGCGTCATCGGCGGATCCTAGCCGCGCCACGAGCGCGAACCGCTCGCCCATTGACTGGACACAGTGTCCATCTTAGCGTCGTGCGTCACACCCCTCGACGTTCGGAGCAGCCGTGAACGACCACCCCACCCCGGTCCCCGAGGAGGTCGACGTCGCCGTCGTCGGCGCCGGGTTCGCCGGCCTCTACGCCCTGCACCTGATGCGGCAGCAGGGCCGGAGCTGCCACGTCTTCGAGGCGGCGGGCGACGTCGGCGGCACCTGGTACTGGAACCGCTACCCCGGGGCGCGGTGCGACGTGGAGAGCGTCGACTACTGCTACTCGTTCTCCGAGGAGATCCACCGCGAGTGGGCGTGGAGCGAGCGGTTCGCGACGCAGCCCGAGATCCTGCGCTACGCCGAGTTCGTCGCCGACCGGCTCGACCTGCGCCGCGACATCTCCTTCGGCGCGCAGGTCAGCTCGGTCGAGTGGGACGAGGGGTCGTCCACCTGGACCCTGGCCACCCGGGACGGCCGCGGCACGCGCGCCCGGTTCGTCGTCGCCGCGGTCGGGCTGCTCTCGGCGTCGAACACCCCGGCGATCCCCGGCCTCGACCGCTTCGCCGGGCGCGTCCTGCACACCGGCCACTGGCCGCACGAGGGCGTCGACTTCTCCGGGCGGCGGGTGGCCGTCGTCGGCACCGGGTCGTCGGGCGTGCAGGTGATCCCCGAGATCGCGGCGGCCGCGGCGCGCACCACGGTGTTCCAGCGCACCGCCAACTTCGTCATGCCGGCGCGCAACCGCCCGCTGACCGCGCGGGAGGTCTTCCACGCGCAGGGCGACCGCGAGTTCATCCGGCAGCAGGCCGAGGTGTCGGTCGCGGGCTACTACACCGCGGGCACGGGCCGCTCGGCCCTGGAGGACACCCCCGAGCAGCGGGCGGCGGAGCTCGGGCGGCGCTGGGAGATCGGCGGCACCGAGTTCGTCGGCACCTACGCCGACGTGGCCACCTCGCGCGAGGCCAACGCGATCGTGTCCGAGTTCGTCCGCGAGCGGATCCGGGAGACGGTGCGCGACCCGCAGGTCGCCGCCCGGCTCGAGCCGCACGACCACCCGATCTCGTCGAAGCGGCCGACCGTCGGCACCGGCTACTACGAGACGTTCAACCGCGAGACCGTCGAGCTCGTCGACGTCCGCGCGGAGCCGATCGTCGAGATCACCGAGCACGGCGTCCGCACCGCGACCGGCGAGTACCCGGCCGACGACCTGGTGATGGCCACCGGCTACGACGCCATGACCGGCCGCTGACCCGCATGGGCATCCGGGGCCGCGAGGGCCTCGCCCTCGCCGACGCCTGGGCCGACGGGCCGCGCAGCTACCTGGGCCTGGCCACGGCCGGGTTCCCCAACCTGTTCACCGTCACCGGCCCGCTCAGCGCCACCGCCCTCACCAACGTCATGCGCTCCATCGAGCACCACGTGGAGTGGATCGCCGCCTGCCTGGAGCACCTGCGCCGCGAGGGCGTCACGACGATCGAGGCCGATCCCGCCGCCCAGGAGCAGTGGGACCAGCAGGTCGCGCACGTCGGCAGCTACACCTTCTACCCCGAGGTCGCGTCCTGGTACACGGGCGGCAACATCGAGGGCAAGGCGCGCAAGCTGATGATGTGGGTCGGCGGCCTGAACACCTACAAGCAGGTCTGCGCGTTCGTCGTCGACGGCGGCTACATCGGCTTCCGGCTCGACGACCGCGAGCCGGCGCAGCCCCCCGAGGCCGTCGCGGACGTGGTGCCCGCGCCGGCCCCGGAGGACCTCACCGCCGCAGCGGCGACGCCCTGACCGTCCCCCTCGTGGTCAGTGCGCGGGCGCGAGCTCCCCGAGGAACGCGGTGAGGATCCTCGCCAGGTCCTCGGGGCGCTCGATGTGCAGGCCGTGGCTCGATCCCGGCCCGGTGACGAGCTCGTAGCGCGCACCCGGGATGGCGTCCGCGACCTTCTTGGCCTGCCACGGCGGGGTGAGCAGGTCCTGCTCCCCCACGACGACGAGCGTCGGGGCCGTGATGGCGCCGAGCCGGTCGATCGTGTCGTGGGCGAGGTCGGCGTCCCACTGCTCGACGGTGACCTGCATCTGCTCCTCGTTCTGCGGGAACGCGGGCAGCATCGGCTCCAGCATCGCGCCGAAGTCCGGGTGGTCGAGCAGCTGCGGCGAGAAGGCGATGCCGGCCGTGGCCAGCGCCGACTCCATGTCCCGGTGCACATAGGGCAGGCGCAGCGCGGTGAGCACCGAGCGCTGGAACCCGTCGGCGCGGCCCCACGTCGCGTACATCAGGGCGGACGCGACCTGGTCCGGGTGGGCCAGCGCGAGCTCCTGCACCACCGCCGACCCGAGCGACCACCCGAGCACGTGCGCCCGGGGGATCTCGAGCGCCTCCAGCAGGGCGGAGGCGTCCTCGGCCAGCGAGGCGACGGTGATCTCACCGGTGCCGCGGTCGCTGCCGCCGAGGCCGCGGTTGTCGAAGGCGATGACCTGGTGGGTCTGTGCGAGGCGGGACGACAGCTCGCCCCACAGCGCGATGGCGCCGGACGTGCCCATCACCAGCAGCAGCGGCTCGCCGCTGCCGGTGATCTCGTAGTTCAGGGTGACTCCGGTGCGGACGGGGATCTGTGGCACGGGTACTCCTCGGTGCGGGGGGTGGGGTCAGCGGTACTGGAGGCCGTCGTCGATGTCGGCCTCGGGGAGCGAGACGCGCTCGTGGTCGTGCTCGTGCATGTGGGTCCACGGGTCGCGGTCGCTCTGCTTGAACATGCGGTCCTGGGAGCGCAGGACGTACCCGGGGTTGAAGTTGTCCGGGTCGCTCCAGGGCAGCAGCGGCAGGCCCTCGTCCTCGGGACGCAGCGTCGGGACGACGGTGGACGCACCGCGCTTGGCCATGCGCTCGAAGATCCGGCCGACGACGTCGTTGACCAGGTCGACGCGCAGCGTCCAGCTGTGCCGGAAGTAGCCGAAGGCGTACGCCATGTTCGGGACGCCGCTGATCATGATCCCGCGCCAGGTGACGCGCTGCGAGAAGTCCACGGGCTGGCCGTCGAGGCGGAACGGGATGTCGCCGAACACCGAGAGGTTGAACCCGGTCGCGGTGACGACGATGTCGGCCTCGAGCACCTCGCCCGAGGAGACCTGCACGCCCTTCTCGGTGAACTCGGTGATCGTGTCGGTGACGACGGCCGCCTTGCCCTCGCGCATCGCGGCGAACAGGTCGCCGTCCGGCACGAACGCGATCCGCTGCTGCCAGGGCCGGTAGCTCGGGGTGAAGTGCTTCTCGATGTCGGTGCCCTCGGGCAGCAGCGGCCGGATGGACTCGACGAGGAACGCGTGCAGCTGGTCGGGGTCCTCGAGGCCCGTCGTGGCCAGCCAGTCGAGCTGCTGGACGTACTGGCGGCGGAGGATCTCGTGCGTCCAGTCCGGCGGCAGGTCCAGCGGGGCCAGCATCGTCGCGAGCTCGTGCACCGACGGGGCGGGGAACCAGTACGACGGCGAGCGCTGCAGCATCGTCACGTGCTCGGCGGTCTGGGCCAGTGCGGGCACCACGGTGGCGGCGGTCGAGCCGGAGCCGATGACCACGACCTTCTTGCCCGCGTGGTCCAGGTCGGCCGGCCAGGCCTGCGGGTGCACGATCGTGCCCTCGAACCGCTCGGTGCCCGGCCACTCGGGCGTGTACGGCTCGTCGTGGTTGTAGTAGCCCTGGCACATCCACAGGAACGACGCGGTGAGCTCGAGCTCCTCGCCGGTGTCGGTGCGCAGGACCCGGGCGGTCCACCGGGCCTCCTCCGACGACCAGTCCAGCGACGTCACCTTGTGGTGGTAGCGGATCCGGTCCGCGAGCTCGTCCTCCTCGATGACCTCGTCGAGGTACTCGAGGATCGCGTCACCCGCGGCGATCGACGCCCCGCGCCACGGCTTGTGGCGGTAGCCGTAGGTGAAGAGGTCGCTGTCGGAGCGGGCGCCCGGGAAGCGGTGCGTCCACCAGGTCCCACCGCGGGCGTCCTGGGCCTCGAGCATCACAAAGGACCGCTCGGGGAACTCCGTCCGCAGCCGGTGGGCGGCCCCGATGCCGGACACCCCCGCTCCGACGATCAGGACGTCGACGTGCTCGGTCCCACTGGTGCTCTGCGCCTGGTCGGCCGTTGCGGCACGGGTCATATCCGGGTTCCCCCTGAGTCGACGATGACGGGATGACCCGACGGTAGGACCTGCCTTCGCGACCCCCGTGTCCGAACTTCGGACGGTTCCGCCCTTGACCTGTGACGCATAGTGTGACGAGGGCGACAAGGAGGTACGCGGGAATGGGTGATGTCCTCGCTCGGCGCAGGCTCCTCACGTCGGCGAGGGCCCGGCTCCTGGACCACCCCGACGCCGACCTCCCGGGCATCCCGGACCAGGTCGCGGCGTCCTGGCGCCGCAGCGT contains these protein-coding regions:
- a CDS encoding alpha/beta fold hydrolase encodes the protein MPQIPVRTGVTLNYEITGSGEPLLLVMGTSGAIALWGELSSRLAQTHQVIAFDNRGLGGSDRGTGEITVASLAEDASALLEALEIPRAHVLGWSLGSAVVQELALAHPDQVASALMYATWGRADGFQRSVLTALRLPYVHRDMESALATAGIAFSPQLLDHPDFGAMLEPMLPAFPQNEEQMQVTVEQWDADLAHDTIDRLGAITAPTLVVVGEQDLLTPPWQAKKVADAIPGARYELVTGPGSSHGLHIERPEDLARILTAFLGELAPAH
- a CDS encoding flavin-containing monooxygenase, giving the protein MTRAATADQAQSTSGTEHVDVLIVGAGVSGIGAAHRLRTEFPERSFVMLEAQDARGGTWWTHRFPGARSDSDLFTYGYRHKPWRGASIAAGDAILEYLDEVIEEDELADRIRYHHKVTSLDWSSEEARWTARVLRTDTGEELELTASFLWMCQGYYNHDEPYTPEWPGTERFEGTIVHPQAWPADLDHAGKKVVVIGSGSTAATVVPALAQTAEHVTMLQRSPSYWFPAPSVHELATMLAPLDLPPDWTHEILRRQYVQQLDWLATTGLEDPDQLHAFLVESIRPLLPEGTDIEKHFTPSYRPWQQRIAFVPDGDLFAAMREGKAAVVTDTITEFTEKGVQVSSGEVLEADIVVTATGFNLSVFGDIPFRLDGQPVDFSQRVTWRGIMISGVPNMAYAFGYFRHSWTLRVDLVNDVVGRIFERMAKRGASTVVPTLRPEDEGLPLLPWSDPDNFNPGYVLRSQDRMFKQSDRDPWTHMHEHDHERVSLPEADIDDGLQYR
- a CDS encoding flavin-containing monooxygenase, with amino-acid sequence MNDHPTPVPEEVDVAVVGAGFAGLYALHLMRQQGRSCHVFEAAGDVGGTWYWNRYPGARCDVESVDYCYSFSEEIHREWAWSERFATQPEILRYAEFVADRLDLRRDISFGAQVSSVEWDEGSSTWTLATRDGRGTRARFVVAAVGLLSASNTPAIPGLDRFAGRVLHTGHWPHEGVDFSGRRVAVVGTGSSGVQVIPEIAAAAARTTVFQRTANFVMPARNRPLTAREVFHAQGDREFIRQQAEVSVAGYYTAGTGRSALEDTPEQRAAELGRRWEIGGTEFVGTYADVATSREANAIVSEFVRERIRETVRDPQVAARLEPHDHPISSKRPTVGTGYYETFNRETVELVDVRAEPIVEITEHGVRTATGEYPADDLVMATGYDAMTGR
- a CDS encoding TetR/AcrR family transcriptional regulator, producing MTQPAPLRVQQRAYTRERLLRAGAEVFDRKGYPAATVDDIVGAAGASRATFYLHFRTKSDVVAELGDRLLVETRAFYAELDGVLATGSRAAMRDWMARALQWMVDNRAVLTAADAFGGPESYRSVDSFVERMPRWLERWPQARRHEARTRIALLTNQFRGVLAFEMPVDGEHGDFTRENVLDGLTDVWLAGLQPPPA
- a CDS encoding YbhB/YbcL family Raf kinase inhibitor-like protein: MPNPGSHAYDVQRTRLRAQYDQDGTQHTNDGKADAAANAELQRENPPVTLGDPDRAAGPRGGADAGTDGGDGDPRSIVLRSTAFVDHGLVPAESVGDGPALQWTDVPDDAVELAVLCEDRDAGDAVHWLAAGIPSTESGIPSAADLPAGAVAGRADDGAVGWRAPEPPVGDSHRMIFRLLALDQRLGLEEGVSAEELRAAAEGHVVGHGTLVGLVAR